From Hirundo rustica isolate bHirRus1 chromosome 29 unlocalized genomic scaffold, bHirRus1.pri.v3 SUPER_29_unloc_BUSCO_136144at7742, whole genome shotgun sequence, one genomic window encodes:
- the LOC120747573 gene encoding protein S100-A11 has product MPTETERCIESLLAVFQRYAGREGDSCTLSKREFRAFMDTELAAFTKNQKDPGVVDRMMKKLDLNSDGQLDFQEFLNLIGGIAVACHDSLLLKSPNP; this is encoded by the exons CCCACGGAGACGGAGCGCTGCATCGAGTCGCTGCTGGCCGTGTTCCAGCGCTACGCCGGCCGCGAGGGAGATTCCTGCACCCTCTCCAAGCGGGAATTCCGCGCCTTCATGGACACCGAGCTGGCCGCCTTCACCAAG AACCAGAAGGATCCGGGCGTGGTGGACAGGATGATGAAGAAGCTGGACCTGAACAGCGACGGGCAGTTGGATTTCCAGGAATTCCTGAACCTCATCGGGGGCATCGCCGTGGCCTGCCATGACTCCCTGCTCCTCAAATCCCCCAATCCGTGA